Proteins from a genomic interval of Dehalococcoidia bacterium:
- a CDS encoding ABC transporter ATP-binding protein yields the protein MIELHDITKVYHMGTTEVRALRGVSLSIRDGEMVAIMGPSGSGKSTLMHLLGCLDKPTSGSYILGGAEVSRLSDDQLAVVRNRKIGFVFQGFNLLSRLDALGNVELPLVYAGIRDRRKRAMEALERVGIADRAHHRPSEMSGGQQQRVAIARAIVTDPAVLMADEPTGNLDTKTSSEIMHIFLELNIKEGMTVILVTHESDIAQYAERIIMLRDGLVHRIEQVTKRSGEDVIRAAVPARVTLGQPR from the coding sequence GTGATTGAACTGCACGATATCACCAAGGTCTATCACATGGGCACTACGGAGGTGCGTGCGCTCCGAGGCGTCAGCCTGAGCATCCGAGACGGCGAGATGGTGGCTATCATGGGCCCCTCTGGCTCGGGCAAGTCCACTCTCATGCACCTTCTGGGCTGTCTGGACAAGCCCACGTCTGGGTCTTACATTCTGGGCGGAGCGGAGGTGAGCCGCCTTTCCGATGACCAGCTTGCTGTCGTGCGTAACCGCAAGATAGGCTTTGTGTTCCAGGGATTCAACCTGCTCAGCCGATTGGACGCCCTCGGCAACGTGGAGCTTCCCCTCGTGTATGCCGGTATTCGCGATCGGCGGAAGCGGGCAATGGAGGCTCTGGAGCGGGTAGGAATCGCGGATCGCGCGCATCACCGTCCGTCGGAGATGTCAGGCGGCCAGCAGCAGCGCGTGGCCATCGCTCGCGCTATCGTGACCGACCCCGCCGTCCTCATGGCGGACGAGCCTACGGGCAACCTCGACACCAAGACGAGCAGCGAGATCATGCACATCTTCCTGGAGCTAAACATCAAGGAGGGCATGACCGTGATCCTGGTGACACATGAGAGCGACATCGCCCAGTACGCGGAGCGGATTATTATGCTCCGGGACGGGCTTGTCCATCGGATAGAGCAGGTGACGAAGAGGTCTGGTGAGGATGTGATCAGAGCCGCAGTTCCGGCCCGCGTGACGCTCGGCCAGCCGCGCTAG
- a CDS encoding ABC transporter permease, producing MNVFESLSIALQALGSNKLRSSLTVLGIVIGVAAVISLMSIGRGSQASVTSAVQAVGSNLLFVRSGAQTVAGVRGQQGSVQTLTLDDAEALADPITASAVAKVAPELTTGARIVAQGQNVSTRVVGVTPDYADVRNLSLAEGSFITDQNIQARSAVIVLGATVAQNLFGDSSPIDQTIRVSNRPFRVIGVLQPKGGSFLGSQDDMVLAPLTTVRYRLFSQRTAQGAINVQLISVQVTDESQLDAAKEQISSILRERHNISGDDDFTVTSQQDILATFGQITGVLTVFLGSVAGISLVVGGIGIMNIMLVSVTERIREIGIRKAVGARRRDILLQFLIEATTLSLLGGALGVGAGWGLAQLFATQQINGQQIQTQVSLDVVAMALAVSVMTGLFFGIYPAYRAGRLDPIEALRHD from the coding sequence ATGAACGTATTTGAGAGCCTCTCCATAGCCCTCCAGGCGCTGGGCAGCAACAAGCTGCGCTCCAGCCTGACCGTGCTGGGCATCGTCATTGGCGTGGCGGCGGTCATCTCGCTCATGTCCATCGGCCGCGGCAGCCAGGCGTCTGTCACCTCCGCGGTCCAGGCTGTAGGCTCCAATCTGCTCTTCGTCCGGTCCGGCGCCCAGACTGTGGCTGGCGTGCGCGGGCAGCAAGGCTCGGTCCAGACGCTCACGCTGGACGACGCCGAAGCCCTGGCGGACCCCATCACCGCGTCCGCCGTGGCCAAAGTAGCCCCGGAGCTTACCACGGGCGCTCGTATCGTAGCCCAGGGCCAGAACGTGTCAACCCGCGTGGTGGGCGTGACGCCTGACTATGCGGACGTACGCAACCTCAGCCTGGCGGAGGGGTCATTTATTACGGACCAGAACATACAGGCGCGTTCCGCCGTGATTGTCCTGGGCGCCACAGTGGCCCAGAACCTTTTCGGCGACAGCAGCCCGATTGACCAGACTATCCGCGTGAGCAACCGGCCGTTTCGAGTCATCGGAGTGCTCCAGCCGAAGGGGGGCAGCTTCCTGGGGTCTCAGGACGACATGGTCCTTGCGCCCCTGACAACCGTGCGTTACCGGCTCTTTTCCCAGCGCACCGCTCAGGGAGCTATTAACGTGCAGCTCATCAGCGTGCAGGTTACAGACGAGAGCCAGCTTGACGCCGCGAAGGAGCAGATCTCAAGCATTCTGCGCGAGCGGCACAACATCAGCGGAGACGATGACTTTACGGTCACCAGCCAGCAGGACATTCTGGCTACTTTTGGCCAGATCACTGGCGTGCTCACCGTCTTCCTGGGGAGCGTCGCCGGCATATCGCTGGTGGTGGGCGGCATTGGCATCATGAACATCATGCTGGTGTCCGTGACAGAGCGCATCCGTGAGATAGGCATTCGGAAGGCGGTTGGCGCCCGGCGCAGGGACATCCTGCTGCAGTTCCTAATCGAGGCGACGACGCTCAGCCTGCTAGGCGGCGCCCTCGGCGTGGGGGCCGGTTGGGGCCTCGCTCAGCTATTCGCCACCCAGCAGATTAATGGGCAGCAGATTCAGACACAGGTCTCGCTGGACGTGGTGGCGATGGCCCTGGCAGTGTCCGTGATGACGGGGCTTTTCTTCGGCATCTACCCGGCCTACCGTGCGGGCCGTCTGGACCCTATTGAGGCGCTGCGGCACGACTAG
- a CDS encoding diguanylate cyclase codes for MRKPDSGAPKPTDGLVESEWGRAMSIAYVTRYGIIVRASLITITTVIVFFGAPFFPGFDPVPVYVLYALALAVHGLAWFWARRTPLSVVRSWVVVAVDVLVVTTFIYLTGGLVSLFPWLYLIVVMRPDVVLRGRGTQVAFAATLVLLWGHAWLSYTGVIPRPYVLAGAPNPYNNPSFLLMALLFHTFALSILMFLTTYLISTRQRDALRSSHMAVVRTLTTTVGAHAPQAVGEGERIARHATAIAREMRVGPMETETIRDAALVCDVGMALLPQDTISQTVPLDPVRQAQIMRHPLVGVEILAATGVMQHVLPLVRHHHEFVDGTGYPDGLSGEAIPLGARILAVADAFEAMTMNGRLSPEQALAELRRMAGSQFDPRVVQSLAETWRKGLVTLPPPTSAGRTRVDAGRPLAAIPLPWALDMRPSTQQKVATALLRLGGDVSAVLNMETLSKRVCEILQEAIPCSSEAFLFRATKETFVVACGMGRWSDHGGKRVTPLAGPVTEALGTGDPALLTGTGDIPAFAELLFAGGAAILLPLRHESEVNGLVVMETAEPNGFTEEDLRLTRALVPSIGLMLEVAVLHRQTAEAAVTDSLTGLHNHRYFKQRLEEEIARARRLKEPLTLAVLDIDRLKQINDNYGHLAGDTVLQRVGAVLRREMRGSDVTARYGGDEFVVIMPEATKEAAETVVQRAAQAFKCQEPRLETGGKEVPLPGISWGLATFPLDGQTSSALFSAADAALYQSRTSKGDATPRQPP; via the coding sequence ATGCGGAAGCCCGACTCCGGAGCGCCAAAGCCGACGGACGGTCTTGTGGAGAGCGAGTGGGGGCGGGCCATGTCCATCGCCTACGTGACTCGCTACGGCATCATCGTTCGCGCCAGCCTCATCACCATAACCACAGTCATCGTATTCTTTGGCGCGCCGTTTTTCCCCGGCTTTGACCCCGTCCCTGTCTATGTCCTCTACGCCCTCGCCCTGGCGGTGCACGGACTCGCGTGGTTCTGGGCGCGGCGCACCCCCTTATCAGTTGTCCGGTCGTGGGTCGTTGTCGCGGTGGACGTACTGGTGGTCACCACTTTCATCTACCTGACGGGCGGCCTCGTCAGCCTTTTCCCCTGGCTCTACCTTATCGTTGTCATGAGGCCCGACGTGGTCCTTCGGGGGAGAGGCACCCAGGTGGCGTTCGCGGCGACCCTTGTCTTGCTATGGGGCCATGCCTGGCTGAGCTATACGGGCGTCATTCCTCGACCATATGTCCTTGCGGGCGCTCCCAACCCGTACAACAACCCATCGTTCCTCCTGATGGCGCTGCTGTTCCACACCTTCGCGCTGTCCATCCTGATGTTCCTCACCACATACCTGATCTCTACACGCCAGCGCGACGCCCTGCGCTCCAGCCACATGGCGGTAGTGCGGACGCTGACCACCACGGTGGGGGCGCACGCGCCGCAAGCGGTTGGCGAGGGAGAGCGCATCGCGCGGCACGCCACGGCCATCGCCCGGGAGATGCGCGTGGGCCCGATGGAGACGGAGACCATTCGCGACGCGGCGCTGGTCTGTGACGTGGGCATGGCGCTGCTGCCACAGGATACGATCAGCCAGACCGTTCCCCTGGACCCGGTGCGACAGGCCCAGATCATGCGCCATCCCCTCGTCGGCGTTGAGATACTGGCGGCAACGGGCGTAATGCAGCATGTCCTGCCTCTTGTGCGGCACCACCACGAGTTCGTCGATGGAACGGGTTACCCGGACGGCCTGTCCGGCGAAGCCATACCCCTGGGCGCGCGCATCCTCGCGGTGGCGGACGCCTTTGAGGCGATGACAATGAACGGAAGGCTCTCTCCTGAGCAGGCCCTGGCGGAGCTGCGACGCATGGCCGGCTCGCAGTTCGACCCGCGCGTGGTCCAGTCCCTTGCCGAGACCTGGCGCAAGGGTCTTGTGACACTCCCGCCTCCCACTTCGGCAGGGCGCACTCGCGTTGACGCGGGACGTCCCCTGGCGGCGATACCCCTGCCCTGGGCGCTGGACATGCGGCCAAGCACCCAGCAGAAGGTGGCCACCGCGTTGCTGCGCCTCGGCGGAGACGTCAGCGCGGTGCTGAACATGGAAACGCTGAGCAAACGCGTATGCGAGATTCTGCAAGAGGCCATCCCGTGTTCGAGCGAAGCCTTCCTGTTCCGCGCCACCAAAGAGACCTTCGTGGTCGCCTGCGGCATGGGGCGGTGGAGCGACCACGGCGGGAAGCGCGTGACTCCACTGGCAGGGCCGGTAACAGAGGCCCTGGGAACCGGCGACCCTGCCCTTCTCACCGGCACGGGCGACATACCCGCCTTCGCCGAGCTGCTTTTTGCCGGCGGCGCAGCCATCCTGCTGCCCTTGCGCCACGAGAGCGAGGTCAACGGCCTCGTGGTGATGGAGACCGCGGAGCCGAACGGCTTCACCGAAGAAGACCTGCGGCTAACGCGGGCGCTGGTCCCCTCCATCGGCCTGATGCTGGAGGTCGCCGTGCTGCATAGGCAGACCGCGGAGGCGGCGGTCACGGACTCCCTGACCGGGCTGCACAACCACCGCTACTTCAAACAGCGGCTGGAGGAGGAGATAGCCCGCGCCAGGCGGCTCAAGGAGCCTCTAACACTGGCGGTGCTGGACATAGACCGCCTCAAGCAGATCAACGATAATTACGGCCATTTGGCGGGCGACACCGTCTTGCAGCGCGTGGGCGCCGTGCTGCGGCGCGAGATGCGCGGCTCGGACGTGACGGCGCGCTACGGCGGAGACGAGTTCGTGGTGATCATGCCGGAGGCGACGAAAGAGGCGGCGGAGACGGTGGTCCAGCGCGCGGCGCAGGCCTTCAAGTGCCAGGAGCCGAGGCTTGAGACCGGCGGGAAAGAGGTGCCGCTGCCGGGCATCTCCTGGGGTCTGGCCACATTCCCGCTCGACGGCCAGACGTCGTCCGCACTCTTCTCCGCGGCGGACGCGGCCCTCTACCAGAGCAGGACGAGCAAGGGCGACGCGACGCCACGACAGCCGCCCTAG
- the cimA gene encoding citramalate synthase, with protein sequence MASDRKVELYDTTLRDGTQGEGISLSVEDKLRITRKLDELGIPYVEGGWPGSNPKDAEYFVRAQGLTLKNAVVAAFAMTRRPNVTPEQDASIRALLDARTRVVTLVGKSWDLHVTQVVETTLEENLRMIQDSIRFLKAKGRRVFYDAEHYFDGFKANQEYALRCLRAADEAGAERIILCDTNGGGMPWDIRDVVKRSLQTVKTPLGIHCHNDCELAVGNSLAAVEAGVFQVQGTVNGYGERCGNANLVSIIPNLKLKMGISCLTDAQLASLTEVSRFVSEIANQSPNAFQPYVGASAFSHKAGLHASAVAKVEHSYQHIDPLLVGNTKRVLVSELAGRGNILAKAKELFPDVPLHGEQARRILDQIKEQESKGFQYEGAEASFELLVRRAVGSLHPHFELVDFLVLVEKRRRLPTLGDVNGEVLSDAMVKVRVAGETSMVAAEGNGPVNALDAALRQALLRVYPSLAAVKLVDYKVRIVNETEGTGAKVRVLIESTDGERSWRTVGCSANIIEASWMALADSLEYWLLKRGVESA encoded by the coding sequence ATGGCCTCTGACCGCAAAGTAGAGCTTTACGACACAACGTTGCGCGACGGCACGCAGGGGGAGGGCATCTCCCTCTCCGTGGAGGACAAGCTGCGCATCACGCGCAAGCTGGACGAGCTGGGCATACCCTACGTCGAGGGCGGATGGCCCGGCTCCAACCCGAAGGACGCCGAGTATTTCGTCCGCGCCCAGGGCCTGACCCTGAAGAACGCCGTTGTCGCCGCGTTCGCCATGACGCGCCGACCGAACGTCACGCCGGAGCAGGACGCCAGCATCCGCGCCCTTCTGGACGCACGAACGCGCGTCGTCACGCTGGTGGGCAAGAGCTGGGACCTCCACGTCACCCAGGTGGTGGAGACCACACTGGAGGAGAACCTGCGGATGATCCAGGACTCCATTCGCTTCCTCAAGGCCAAGGGGCGCAGGGTCTTCTACGACGCCGAGCATTACTTCGACGGCTTCAAGGCCAATCAGGAGTACGCCCTGCGGTGCCTCCGCGCCGCGGACGAGGCGGGCGCGGAGCGCATCATCTTGTGCGACACCAACGGCGGCGGCATGCCCTGGGATATCCGGGACGTCGTCAAGCGCTCCCTCCAGACCGTCAAGACGCCCCTGGGCATCCACTGCCATAACGACTGCGAGCTTGCCGTGGGCAACAGCCTGGCCGCAGTGGAGGCGGGCGTCTTCCAGGTGCAGGGCACCGTCAACGGCTACGGCGAGCGCTGCGGGAACGCCAACCTGGTCTCCATCATCCCCAACCTGAAGCTGAAGATGGGCATCTCGTGCCTGACGGACGCCCAGCTCGCCAGTCTCACGGAGGTCTCCCGCTTCGTATCGGAGATAGCCAACCAGTCCCCGAACGCATTCCAGCCTTACGTGGGGGCCAGCGCCTTCAGCCACAAGGCGGGGCTGCACGCCTCCGCCGTGGCGAAGGTGGAGCACAGCTATCAGCACATTGACCCGCTGCTGGTCGGCAACACGAAGCGCGTGCTCGTCTCGGAACTGGCCGGGCGCGGCAACATCCTGGCGAAGGCCAAGGAGCTTTTCCCGGACGTCCCCCTCCACGGGGAGCAGGCGCGGCGCATCCTGGACCAGATCAAGGAGCAGGAGAGCAAAGGCTTTCAGTACGAGGGCGCCGAGGCGTCTTTCGAGCTGCTGGTCCGCCGCGCCGTCGGCAGCCTGCACCCCCACTTCGAGCTGGTGGACTTCCTGGTGCTGGTGGAGAAGCGCCGGCGTCTGCCCACCCTGGGCGACGTCAACGGCGAGGTCCTCTCCGACGCGATGGTGAAGGTGCGCGTGGCGGGAGAGACCAGCATGGTGGCGGCGGAAGGCAACGGCCCGGTCAACGCCCTGGACGCCGCCCTGCGCCAGGCGCTCCTGCGCGTGTACCCCAGCTTGGCCGCGGTCAAGCTGGTGGACTACAAGGTCCGCATCGTGAACGAGACGGAGGGCACCGGCGCCAAGGTGCGCGTCCTCATCGAGTCCACCGACGGCGAGCGCTCCTGGCGCACCGTGGGCTGCTCTGCTAACATCATCGAAGCGAGCTGGATGGCCCTGGCGGACAGCCTGGAGTACTGGCTGCTCAAGCGCGGCGTGGAGTCCGCCTAG
- the selD gene encoding selenide, water dikinase SelD, whose product MEEVRLTSLARCAGUAAKFSPEDLVEVLKHLPRVSHPNLLIGTATSDDAAVYKLTEEIALVQTVDFFPPVVDDPYAFGAIAVANALSDVYAKGGQPLTALNIVCFPVNLSKDILGRILRGGADKAAEAGLLIVGGHTIDDPEPKYGLAVTGLIRPGLQVSNATAQAGDKLVLTKPLGTGIITTAGKGGVAPKAVLEQAIKVMSTLNKAAAEAMMKVGVHACTDVTGYGLLGHLRWMVEATGLTARVSLSQTPVMDGTWDLIAKGTIPGGTIRNLKSLEKIVRWDEKVSQDGRIVLADAQTSGGLLMATPPDKVDRLLKALRQSGVQGAIIGEFTRDRGPSIVVVP is encoded by the coding sequence GTGGAGGAGGTCCGCCTCACCAGCCTGGCTCGATGCGCGGGCTGAGCCGCCAAATTCAGCCCGGAGGACCTGGTCGAGGTCCTGAAGCACCTGCCGCGAGTGAGCCACCCCAATCTGCTCATCGGCACGGCCACGTCCGACGACGCAGCCGTCTACAAGCTGACCGAGGAGATCGCCCTCGTCCAGACGGTGGACTTTTTCCCGCCCGTCGTGGATGACCCGTATGCCTTCGGGGCAATCGCCGTGGCCAACGCCCTGAGCGATGTGTACGCCAAGGGAGGCCAGCCGCTCACGGCCCTGAACATCGTCTGCTTCCCGGTCAATCTCTCGAAGGACATACTGGGGCGCATTCTGCGGGGCGGCGCGGACAAGGCCGCCGAGGCGGGCCTGCTCATCGTGGGCGGCCACACGATTGACGACCCGGAGCCCAAGTACGGCCTGGCGGTCACGGGCCTCATCCGGCCCGGCCTGCAGGTGTCCAACGCGACGGCGCAGGCGGGCGACAAGCTCGTTCTGACGAAGCCGCTGGGCACGGGCATCATCACCACGGCCGGCAAGGGGGGCGTGGCGCCCAAGGCCGTGCTGGAACAGGCCATCAAGGTCATGTCCACGCTCAACAAGGCTGCGGCAGAGGCCATGATGAAGGTGGGCGTCCATGCCTGCACTGATGTCACCGGCTACGGACTCCTGGGCCATCTGCGCTGGATGGTGGAGGCCACGGGGCTGACCGCCCGCGTCTCGCTCTCGCAGACGCCGGTCATGGATGGCACGTGGGACCTGATAGCCAAGGGGACAATCCCCGGAGGCACCATCCGCAACCTGAAGTCTCTGGAGAAGATCGTGCGGTGGGACGAAAAGGTGTCGCAGGACGGGCGGATCGTGCTGGCGGACGCCCAGACGTCGGGCGGGCTGCTGATGGCCACGCCTCCCGACAAGGTAGACCGCCTGCTGAAGGCGTTGCGCCAGTCGGGCGTGCAGGGCGCGATCATCGGCGAGTTCACCCGGGACCGCGGCCCGTCCATAGTCGTCGTGCCCTAG
- a CDS encoding acyl-CoA dehydrogenase family protein: MDFALTSEQEAFRQDIRGWLKQELPRGFTGLDHGEEFDGENWEFTRTMSRKLAGKGWLTLSWPHEYGGLARPLMDTVIYREEMVYNGVPGIDMGVGGVSWVGPTLMLYGTDEQKREHLPSITRAERYWCTLYSEPSTGSDLASLQTQAVRDGDDYIIRGQKIWTSAAHVSDWGWIAARTDPAAPKHKGISLFVVDMKSKGVTVRPIKTMANLHYFNEVFFDDVRVPARNRVGDENHGWYILAVALDFERSGVAYSAHARRVIEELTAYCQSTVRDGAPLAQDPFVRNRLADAAIETKLSRFMAYRVAVMQSQGKVPNYEASMSKCFGTEMTQRLYRTGMSVLGMRSQLEVGEKRAPLEGRIARGALTAVSVTIAAGTSEIQRNIIAQRGLGLPRG, translated from the coding sequence ATGGACTTCGCCTTGACCTCGGAGCAGGAGGCCTTTCGCCAGGATATACGCGGCTGGCTGAAGCAGGAGCTTCCGCGGGGCTTCACCGGCCTCGACCACGGCGAGGAGTTCGACGGGGAGAACTGGGAATTCACCCGCACCATGTCGCGGAAGCTGGCGGGGAAGGGATGGCTGACCCTCTCCTGGCCCCATGAGTATGGCGGCCTCGCTCGTCCCCTGATGGACACGGTCATCTACCGCGAGGAGATGGTCTACAACGGGGTCCCGGGTATTGACATGGGTGTCGGCGGCGTGAGCTGGGTCGGCCCTACGCTCATGCTCTACGGCACCGACGAGCAGAAGCGCGAGCACCTGCCCTCCATCACGCGGGCGGAGCGCTACTGGTGCACCCTGTACAGCGAACCGAGCACCGGCTCGGACCTGGCCTCGCTCCAAACGCAGGCCGTCCGTGACGGGGACGACTACATCATTCGCGGCCAGAAGATATGGACCAGCGCTGCGCACGTCTCCGACTGGGGCTGGATCGCCGCGCGGACGGACCCCGCGGCGCCCAAGCACAAGGGCATCAGCCTGTTCGTCGTGGACATGAAGTCGAAGGGCGTCACCGTCCGGCCCATCAAGACAATGGCCAATCTGCATTACTTCAACGAGGTCTTCTTCGACGACGTGCGGGTGCCTGCGCGCAACCGCGTGGGGGACGAGAACCACGGCTGGTACATTCTGGCCGTGGCCCTGGACTTCGAGAGGTCGGGCGTGGCCTATTCCGCGCACGCGCGGAGGGTCATTGAGGAACTGACGGCATATTGTCAGAGCACGGTGCGCGACGGCGCGCCCCTGGCCCAGGACCCCTTCGTGCGCAACCGGCTCGCGGACGCCGCAATCGAGACGAAGCTGTCGCGCTTCATGGCATACCGGGTGGCCGTGATGCAGTCGCAGGGCAAGGTGCCGAACTACGAGGCCTCCATGTCCAAGTGCTTTGGCACGGAGATGACGCAGCGCCTGTACCGCACGGGCATGAGTGTTTTGGGGATGCGGAGTCAGTTAGAGGTGGGGGAGAAGCGCGCGCCTCTGGAGGGCCGCATAGCGCGGGGCGCCCTCACCGCCGTCTCCGTGACCATTGCTGCGGGCACCTCCGAGATTCAGCGCAACATCATCGCTCAGCGCGGGCTGGGCCTGCCGCGAGGGTAG
- the rpsI gene encoding 30S ribosomal protein S9, whose translation MSTQSPAQPDYYRGLGRRKCAVARVKMVPGNGTVLVNGKPLETAFPLPRLQTLVLQAFKVANAEGKFNVMVKVTGGGLTGQASSVRHGIARALLVMDETLRPILRKAGLLTRDSRVKERKKYGLKRARKAPQYTKR comes from the coding sequence ATGTCAACACAGTCGCCAGCGCAGCCAGACTACTACAGGGGACTGGGCCGCCGGAAGTGCGCCGTCGCACGCGTGAAGATGGTCCCTGGCAACGGGACCGTCCTCGTGAACGGCAAGCCTCTGGAGACGGCGTTTCCCCTGCCACGTCTGCAGACGCTTGTGCTGCAAGCGTTCAAGGTCGCCAACGCGGAAGGCAAGTTCAACGTCATGGTCAAGGTCACCGGCGGTGGACTGACCGGCCAGGCCAGCTCCGTGCGTCACGGCATTGCCCGGGCGCTGCTGGTCATGGACGAGACGCTTCGGCCAATTCTGCGGAAGGCCGGCCTTCTCACGCGGGACTCGCGCGTCAAGGAGCGCAAGAAGTACGGCCTGAAGCGGGCCCGCAAGGCGCCTCAGTACACCAAGCGCTAG
- the truA gene encoding tRNA pseudouridine(38-40) synthase TruA, which translates to MAPSATAQVRRIVLVVEYEGTHYRGFQIQKSAPTIQGELQRALEQLTGERTRMAGASRTDAGVHARGQVVSFLTDSRHAPEVYKQALNHYLPEDIAVQAAHEAPLPFDVRRNAQGREYMYLVLNRPDPSPLWRRFTYRMSEPLDAAAMDAASRLFEGERDMASFTESLEPGVRSTVRRVARARVTRRGEMVSFTVRANAFLPQQVRRMAGALTAVGTGKLELAAFRRVLDTPRKGTAGPVLPACGLYLMRVIYQDFPPKEKGL; encoded by the coding sequence GTGGCCCCCAGCGCCACGGCGCAGGTACGGCGTATCGTCCTGGTGGTGGAGTACGAAGGGACACACTACAGGGGCTTTCAGATACAGAAGAGCGCTCCCACTATTCAGGGGGAGCTGCAAAGAGCACTTGAACAATTGACAGGCGAAAGGACGCGGATGGCAGGCGCCAGCCGTACGGATGCCGGCGTCCACGCACGCGGGCAGGTGGTCAGCTTCCTGACGGACTCTCGGCACGCGCCGGAAGTCTACAAGCAAGCTCTGAACCACTATTTGCCGGAGGACATCGCGGTGCAGGCCGCCCATGAGGCGCCCCTCCCATTTGACGTCCGGCGCAACGCGCAAGGCCGCGAGTACATGTACCTCGTGCTGAATCGGCCGGATCCCAGCCCCTTGTGGCGACGGTTCACTTACCGGATGAGCGAGCCGCTGGACGCCGCGGCTATGGACGCCGCCAGCCGCCTCTTCGAAGGCGAGCGGGACATGGCATCCTTCACCGAATCGCTGGAGCCGGGGGTACGCAGCACGGTGCGCCGGGTGGCGCGAGCGCGCGTGACGCGACGCGGCGAGATGGTGAGTTTCACCGTCCGGGCCAACGCCTTCCTGCCTCAGCAGGTCCGCCGCATGGCGGGGGCGCTGACAGCGGTGGGCACGGGGAAATTGGAGTTGGCGGCGTTCCGCCGGGTACTGGACACGCCCAGAAAAGGGACCGCGGGGCCCGTCCTTCCCGCCTGTGGACTGTATCTCATGCGGGTCATATACCAGGACTTCCCGCCCAAGGAAAAAGGGTTATGA
- the rplQ gene encoding 50S ribosomal protein L17, with the protein MRHRLSGRHLSRATDHRMALYRNLATSLLENEKIVTTLAKAKETRTFAERMVTLGKSQELHGRRQALAFIYKKDVVEKLFTDLAQRYKDRSGGYTRIIKMGPRTGDGAMMAQIEMVDAPEKAKAKGTKK; encoded by the coding sequence ATGCGACACAGATTATCAGGACGTCATCTCTCACGGGCCACGGACCACCGTATGGCCCTCTATCGCAACCTGGCCACCAGCCTTCTGGAGAACGAGAAGATCGTGACCACGCTGGCCAAGGCCAAGGAGACGCGCACTTTCGCCGAGCGGATGGTCACACTGGGCAAGAGCCAGGAGCTCCACGGCCGACGCCAAGCCCTGGCCTTCATTTACAAGAAGGACGTGGTGGAGAAGCTGTTCACGGACCTGGCCCAGCGCTACAAGGACCGCTCCGGCGGTTACACCCGCATTATCAAGATGGGCCCCCGTACGGGTGACGGCGCGATGATGGCGCAGATAGAGATGGTTGACGCTCCCGAGAAGGCGAAAGCCAAGGGCACCAAGAAGTAA
- a CDS encoding DNA-directed RNA polymerase subunit alpha, with translation MTTEERVATPQPKIGCVEQGETYSRFVAEPLERGFGVTLGNALRRVLLGCLPGAAIRGIKIEGVQHEYSSLPFMKEDLTDLLLNVKAIRLRPISNKPATLYLNVQREGEVTAADIEPSSDYQVVNPEEHLATLDSQDARLAIEFYVEPGKGYVPATHVTGMPIGNLPVDAIFSPVRKANFTVEHTRVGQVTDYDRLVLEIWTDGTITPMEALRQAAQALVDQFFLFTNFGKALERGPDQKPLALTIPAEVYNTLIEKLGLSARTLNCLKRNNTNKVGEVLEKSREELLSMRNFGEKSLDELYDRLRSMGLLSPEEKPADSKEGAEADSEAVEATS, from the coding sequence ATGACCACAGAAGAACGAGTTGCAACGCCGCAGCCCAAGATTGGCTGCGTGGAACAGGGCGAGACGTATTCCCGGTTTGTCGCGGAGCCGCTGGAGCGGGGGTTTGGCGTGACGCTGGGCAATGCGCTGCGCCGCGTACTTCTCGGCTGCCTGCCCGGCGCCGCTATTCGTGGGATCAAGATCGAGGGCGTGCAGCACGAGTACTCCTCCCTCCCTTTCATGAAGGAGGACCTTACCGATCTGCTGCTGAACGTGAAAGCCATCCGTCTGCGGCCCATCTCCAACAAGCCGGCAACGCTCTACCTGAACGTCCAGCGTGAGGGAGAGGTAACCGCGGCCGACATCGAGCCTTCGTCCGACTACCAGGTGGTCAACCCTGAGGAGCACCTGGCAACCCTGGACTCCCAGGACGCCCGACTGGCGATTGAGTTCTACGTGGAACCGGGCAAAGGCTATGTCCCGGCCACCCACGTCACCGGTATGCCTATCGGCAACCTGCCGGTGGACGCCATTTTCTCGCCGGTCCGGAAGGCTAACTTCACCGTGGAGCACACGCGGGTCGGCCAGGTAACGGACTATGACCGGCTCGTCCTGGAGATATGGACGGACGGTACTATCACCCCCATGGAGGCGCTGCGCCAGGCGGCCCAGGCCCTCGTGGACCAGTTCTTCCTGTTCACCAACTTCGGCAAGGCGCTGGAGCGCGGCCCGGACCAGAAACCCCTGGCTCTGACCATCCCGGCTGAAGTCTATAACACGCTCATTGAGAAGCTGGGCCTCTCCGCCCGCACGCTCAACTGTCTCAAGCGCAACAACACCAACAAAGTCGGCGAGGTCCTGGAGAAAAGCCGCGAGGAGCTCCTCTCCATGCGGAACTTCGGCGAGAAGTCGCTGGATGAGTTGTACGATCGCCTCCGCTCCATGGGCCTCCTGTCGCCAGAGGAAAAGCCCGCTGACTCCAAGGAGGGCGCCGAGGCTGACTCGGAAGCGGTAGAGGCTACAAGCTAG